The genome window TAACCGGATCGGAGACTGGTACGCGGCTGCCGATCTCTTCACCCTGGCTTCGCCGGTGGAGACGCAGGGGTTGGTGGTGCTGGAGGCAATGTGCTGCGGGCTGCCGGTCGTGCTGGTCGATGAAGGCGGGGCGCGGGAGTTCGTTCGCGACGGTGTTGACGGCCTGCGCGTTCCACTGGATGCCGTGGCATTATCCGAGGGATGGGGTTACGTACTCTCCGACCAGGACCTCCGTTTGAGGTTGGCGCAGGAAGCGCAGCGGCGATCGGGAGATTTTACTCCAGCCGCGATGGCGGGCAGGATGCTCGAGGTCTATCGCGCTGCAATCGAGTCCCGACGAATCCGCACACCGCGCCAGCGCAGGCCGATGCGGAGTAGATGGCGACCGCGTCGATAGTCCTGTAGGGCCTCCGGCGCGCTGACCGACCGGTTCAAGCCGATACGGTTGGCTGCAGCCTGGCCCAGCGCTCGGCGTTGTCCGGCGCCCGGAGCACGGGACGAAAACCAAGTGACCAGTAGAGCCGGAGCGCGGCGGTGCGCGTATCGTCCGTTTCGAGCACGGCTGCGTTGGAGCCGGCGGTCCGGAAAGCGTTCAGTACCGCGATGGTGACTGCGCGGCCCAAGCCCAATCCGCGATGAGCCGGATCGGCAGCAACCCAGTGCAGATACCCGGCGTCTGGAAACTGGGCCGGGATGTACCGCTCGGTGGCCGTCGCCGTCAACTGACCGGCGCACTCGATCACGAATGTGGTGCGAACGCCGGAGTCGTCGAGGAGGTCGTTCGTCACGCGCTCGGCATGCCACTCCATCTCGGGGAACGCGCC of Armatimonadota bacterium contains these proteins:
- a CDS encoding GNAT family N-acetyltransferase; amino-acid sequence: MDQLLMRLNGLNACGEPKLPTGYSMRTASDADANELARLMTGAFPEMEWHAERVTNDLLDDSGVRTTFVIECAGQLTATATERYIPAQFPDAGYLHWVAADPAHRGLGLGRAVTIAVLNAFRTAGSNAAVLETDDTRTAALRLYWSLGFRPVLRAPDNAERWARLQPTVSA